One region of Zingiber officinale cultivar Zhangliang chromosome 7B, Zo_v1.1, whole genome shotgun sequence genomic DNA includes:
- the LOC122006541 gene encoding cytochrome P450 81Q32-like, which translates to MAAELSDLPYYFAGLLLLSLFLRRLLSLVGNKKFLLPPTVPGGLPFLGHLHLCKKPMHLSLAKLAALHGPVLLLRFGSRPALLVSSSVAADECLTTNDLIFANRPKLPSGKYLSYHNSTLGSSSYGPHWRNLRRLATLELLSTHRLRTSLTARADEARAMARHLFQACAEVDKASKVELRPILFQFSMNLVMRQIAGKRYYGEDKAGTVSAEAKRFQAVVEERLALGGASNIGDFVPLLRWLDLKGMKRRMMRFHTNRDELLQELVDEVRNKNSNENPEEMNRTMIGYLLSSQKTDPEHYSDQIIKALVTSLLSAGTDSTSDTIEWAISLLLNHPNAMKKTRDEIDAYLEGTEKGKNRLLEESDLPNLPYLNCVVSETLRMYPAGPLLMPHESSGECFVAGFRVPPGTMLLVNVYSIHRDPSIWEAPEEFAPERFEEGKAEGKWMMPFGMGRRKCPGEGLAMKVVGLVLGILIQGFEWDRVGGEKVDMREGSALTLPKAVPLQAMCRPRPSMIGPLSQL; encoded by the exons ATGGCAGCAGAGCTCTCCGACTTGCCTTACTACTTCGCcggccttctcctcctctccctcttcctccgcCGCCTCCTCTCCCTCGTCGGAAACAAGAAGTTTCTTCTTCCCCCGACTGTGCCTGGCGGCCTCCCTTTCCTGGGTCACCTCCACCTCTGCAAGAAGCCGATGCACCTCTCCCTCGCCAAACTCGCCGCCCTTCACGGCCCCGTTCTCCTCCTCCGCTTTGGCTCTCGCCCCGCCCTCCTCGTCTCATCTTCCGTAGCTGCTGATGAGTGTTTGACCACCAACGACCTCATCTTCGCCAACCGCCCCAAACTCCCCTCTGGCAAGTACCTAAGCTACCATAACTCCACCCTCGGATCCTCCAGCTACGGACCCCACTGGCGCAACCTCCGCCGCCTCGCCACCCTCGAGCTCCTCTCCACCCACCGTCTGCGCACCTCCTTGACCGCTCGCGCTGACGAGGCCCGTGCCATGGCTCGGCACCTCTTCCAGGCCTGCGCCGAAGTCGACAAGGCTTCCAAGGTGGAGCTCCGGCCGATTCTGTTCCAGTTCTCGATGAACCTTGTGATGAGGCAGATAGCAGGGAAGAGATACTACGGCGAGGACAAAGCCGGCACTGTGTCAGCGGAGGCGAAGAGGTTCCAGGCCGTGGTGGAGGAGAGGTTAGCTTTGGGCGGCGCCTCCAACATCGGCGACTTCGTGCCTCTGCTCCGGTGGTTGGATTTGAAAGGAATGAAGAGAAGAATGATGAGATTCCATACAAATCGAGATGAGTTGTTGCAGGAACTCGTTGACGAGGTCAGGAACAAGAACAGCAACGAAAACCCCGAAGAGATGAACAGAACAATGATCGGTTATCTTCTCTCCTCGCAGAAAACAGATCCCGAACATTATTCCGATCAAATCATCAAAGCACTCGTCACC AGTTTGCTCTCAGCCGGAACGGACTCCACTTCCGACACGATCGAATGGGCGATCTCCCTCCTCCTCAATCACCCCAACGCGATGAAGAAAACGAGAGACGAGATCGATGCGTACCTGGAAGGGACCGAGAAGGGGAAGAACCGACTTCTGGAGGAATCGGATCTGCCGAACCTGCCCTACCTCAACTGCGTCGTCTCCGAAACGCTGCGGATGTACCCCGCGGGGCCTCTGCTGATGCCGCACGAATCCTCAGGCGAGTGCTTCGTGGCCGGGTTCCGCGTGCCTCCGGGGACGATGCTGCTGGTGAATGTTTATTCGATCCATAGAGATCCGAGCATCTGGGAGGCGCCGGAGGAGTTCGCGCCGGAGAGGTTCGAGGAGGGGAAGGCGGAGGGGAAGTGGATGATGCCGTTTGGAATGGGGAGGAGGAAGTGCCCCGGGGAAGGGTTGGCGATGAAGGTGGTGGGGTTGGTGCTGGGGATCTTGATCCAGGGCTTCGAGTGGGACAGGGTGGGCGGCGAGAAGGTGGACATGAGGGAAGGCTCCGCCCTGACGCTGCCCAAAGCGGTTCCACTTCAGGCAATGTGTCGCCCGCGTCCGTCCATGATTGGCCCTCTCTCCCAGCTTTAA
- the LOC122006542 gene encoding polyadenylate-binding protein 2-like isoform X1: MRTSRSEYAVSISSRQNQEEEPAVMDEEEHEVYGGDIPDVTDMDADVDMSHPGEADTKVGSALVYFPPSLVPDSLSGVLFQDLDEMKKRLKEMEEEAAALREMQAKVEKEMGGASQDSDGAAVSQASKEEVDARSIYVGNVDYVCTPEEVQQHFQSCGTVNRVTILTDKFGQPKGFAYVEFLETEAVQEALQLNESELHGRQIKVAAKRTNVPGMKQFRPRRFNPYMGYSTRRPYMPPPYFPLPYPYGKTPRYRRPMRYRPF; the protein is encoded by the exons ATGCGTACCAGCCGAAGCGAATACGCTGTTTCGATCTCCTCTCGCCAAAACCAAGAGGAGGAGCCGGCGGTCATGGACGAGGAAGAGCACGAGGTCTATGGCGGTGATATTCCCGACGTGACGGACATGGACGCCGACGTCGACATGTCCCATCCTGGAGAAGCGGACACCAAGGTAGGCTCTGCTCTTGTTTATTTTCCACCATCCCTAGTTCCTGATTCTCTTTCGGGCGTCCTGTTCCAGGATCTGGACGAGATGAAGAAGCGGCTCAAGGAGATGGAGGAGGAGGCCGCTGCCCTCCGCGAGATGCAGGCCAAGGTTGAGAAGGAGATGGGCGGCGCGTCCCAAG actctgatggtgCAGCCGTGAGTCAGGCAAGTAAAGAAGAGGTTGATGCTCGATCAATATACGTTGGTAAT GTGGATTATGTTTGTACGCCTGAAGAAGTCCAGCAGCATTTCCAGTCATGTGGAACAGTCAACAGGGTCACTATTTTGACAGACAAATTTGGTCAGCCAAAGGGTTTTGCTTATGTTGAATTTTTGGAAACTGAGGCTGTTCAAGAagctctccaactgaatgaatcGGAGTTGCATGGTCGTCAAATAAAA GTGGCTGCTAAACGGACTAACGTCCCCGGGATGAAGCAGTTTCGCCCACGACGATTCAATCCCTATATGGGATATTCCACGAGGAGGCCTTACATGCCACCACCATATTTCCCCCTGCCCTATCCCTACGG GAAGACGCCCAGGTATAGAAGGCCAATGCGTTACCGTCCATTCTAA
- the LOC122006542 gene encoding polyadenylate-binding protein 2-like isoform X2, producing the protein MRTSRSEYAVSISSRQNQEEEPAVMDEEEHEVYGGDIPDVTDMDADVDMSHPGEADTKDLDEMKKRLKEMEEEAAALREMQAKVEKEMGGASQDSDGAAVSQASKEEVDARSIYVGNVDYVCTPEEVQQHFQSCGTVNRVTILTDKFGQPKGFAYVEFLETEAVQEALQLNESELHGRQIKVAAKRTNVPGMKQFRPRRFNPYMGYSTRRPYMPPPYFPLPYPYGKTPRYRRPMRYRPF; encoded by the exons ATGCGTACCAGCCGAAGCGAATACGCTGTTTCGATCTCCTCTCGCCAAAACCAAGAGGAGGAGCCGGCGGTCATGGACGAGGAAGAGCACGAGGTCTATGGCGGTGATATTCCCGACGTGACGGACATGGACGCCGACGTCGACATGTCCCATCCTGGAGAAGCGGACACCAAG GATCTGGACGAGATGAAGAAGCGGCTCAAGGAGATGGAGGAGGAGGCCGCTGCCCTCCGCGAGATGCAGGCCAAGGTTGAGAAGGAGATGGGCGGCGCGTCCCAAG actctgatggtgCAGCCGTGAGTCAGGCAAGTAAAGAAGAGGTTGATGCTCGATCAATATACGTTGGTAAT GTGGATTATGTTTGTACGCCTGAAGAAGTCCAGCAGCATTTCCAGTCATGTGGAACAGTCAACAGGGTCACTATTTTGACAGACAAATTTGGTCAGCCAAAGGGTTTTGCTTATGTTGAATTTTTGGAAACTGAGGCTGTTCAAGAagctctccaactgaatgaatcGGAGTTGCATGGTCGTCAAATAAAA GTGGCTGCTAAACGGACTAACGTCCCCGGGATGAAGCAGTTTCGCCCACGACGATTCAATCCCTATATGGGATATTCCACGAGGAGGCCTTACATGCCACCACCATATTTCCCCCTGCCCTATCCCTACGG GAAGACGCCCAGGTATAGAAGGCCAATGCGTTACCGTCCATTCTAA
- the LOC122006542 gene encoding polyadenylate-binding protein 2-like isoform X3 has protein sequence MVDYVCTPEEVQQHFQSCGTVNRVTILTDKFGQPKGFAYVEFLETEAVQEALQLNESELHGRQIKVAAKRTNVPGMKQFRPRRFNPYMGYSTRRPYMPPPYFPLPYPYGKTPRYRRPMRYRPF, from the exons ATG GTGGATTATGTTTGTACGCCTGAAGAAGTCCAGCAGCATTTCCAGTCATGTGGAACAGTCAACAGGGTCACTATTTTGACAGACAAATTTGGTCAGCCAAAGGGTTTTGCTTATGTTGAATTTTTGGAAACTGAGGCTGTTCAAGAagctctccaactgaatgaatcGGAGTTGCATGGTCGTCAAATAAAA GTGGCTGCTAAACGGACTAACGTCCCCGGGATGAAGCAGTTTCGCCCACGACGATTCAATCCCTATATGGGATATTCCACGAGGAGGCCTTACATGCCACCACCATATTTCCCCCTGCCCTATCCCTACGG GAAGACGCCCAGGTATAGAAGGCCAATGCGTTACCGTCCATTCTAA